CTCCCTCGAGTCGATGGACCTCGGCTTCCTCCTCCAGTCGCTGTCTCTCGAACGTGTCGCGACGGGCGCCGACACCCTGGTGGCCGGGGCTCAACCGGTGCCCGACGACCTCGATCGTGAAATTGCGCGCCGGATGCTCGCCGCGATGCACGCCGAACGCTGATGTCGACAGAACCGACCTACGCGGCTCCGGCACTCGACAAGGGCCTCGACATTCTCGAACTGCTCGCCGACCGGCCGGGTGGGCTGGCCCAGTCGGAGATCGCTGAGGCGGCGGGGCGTAGCGTCGGGCAGATCTTTCGTGTGCTCGCGACCCTCGAGCGCCGGGGGTACATCGTGCGGGACAAGCAGTCGGGTCTGTACGTGCTGTCGATGCGGCTGTTCGACCTCGCACACCGCCAGGAGCCGCTGCGGGGTCTCATCGCCGCGGCGTCGCCGGGGATGCGCGACCTCGCCGAGCGGGTTCGGCAGTCCTGCAACCTGAGTGTTCTGGACGCGGGTCGTGTTCGTGTCATCGCTCAAGTCGAGAGTCCAGCCGACTTCGGCTATCGGGTGAGGGTTGGCGCGCTGTTCGGCGTCGACACCACCGCTACCGGGTCTGCGCTGACCTCGGGGGAGCCCGTGGTGCGGCCCGACGCTGCACAGGAGGGCATCACCGATGTGGTCGCGCCGGTGCACGGCGCGTCCGGTGTTGTCGCAGCGCTGACCGTGCCCTACGTGGCGACCACGTTCAGCGCCGTCCCCGCCGAGGATGTCATCGCCGCCGCGATGGCGTGTGCCTCAGACATTTCTCGGAATCTGGGCTGGTCGACCCCGGTAGATTAGAGGGCATGAACGCCACCCGCGACTACCTCATGCCCGGGGGTGGCGCCGATATCACGACGCTCCCCAAGGTGTCCCTCCACGATCACCTCGACGGCGGGCTGCGTCCGCAGACCATCATCGATCTCGGTGCGGAGATCGGTCTCGATGTTCCCGCCACCGACGCAGGGGATTTGGGTGAGTGGTTCGCCGAGAAGAGCGACTCCGGCTCCCTCGTGGAGTACCTGAAGACTTTCGACCTCACGACGGCGGTCATGCAGACGCGGGAGGGTCTGACCCGTGTGGCCCGCGAGTTCGTGCAGGACCTCGCCGCCGATGGTGTGGTCTACGGGGAGATCCGGTGGGCCCCCGAGCAGCACGTGGCGCGCGGCCTCAGCCTCGACGAGACCGTGGAAGCGGTTCAGGAGGGCCTGGAGGCGGGGGTGGCGGATGCTGCGGCCGGCGGTCACAGCATCCGTGTCGGGCAGCTCGTCAGCGCCATGCGCCACACCGATCGTGGTCTCGAGATCGCGAAGCTCGCCCACCGGCACCTCGGAAACGGGGTTGTCGGTTTCGACATCGCGGGGCCTGAGGCTGGCTTCCCGCCCAGTAACCTCCGTGACGCCTTCGACTATCTCGCACAGAATTTTGTGCCGCGTACCGTGCACGCGGGTGAGGCTGACGGGCTGGAGAGCATCAAGGGTGCGCTCTTCGACGGCCGCGCCCTGCGTCTCGGCCACGGGGTGCGCCTGGCGGAGGACATCCGCGCCGAGCGCGAGGATGACGAGAACACCTACGTCACCCTCGGGCCTCTCGCCCAGTGGGTCAAGGATCGTGAGATCGCACTCGAGCTCTCGCCCTCGTCCAACTTGCAGACCGGGGCGATCGAACGCTGGGGCGAGGAGCTCATCGATCATCCCTTCGACCTGCTGTACCAGCTCGGCTTCCGCGTCACGGTCAACACCGACAACCGCCTGATGAGTGCGACGTCCCTCACTCGCGAGCTCTGGCTTCTCGCCCAGACGTTCGACTACGACCTGAGCGACCTCGCCGTGTTCCAGCTCAATGCGGCTGCCGCGAGCTTCTTGCCGCTCGAGGAGCGCGAAGCGCTCGCCGAGACGATCATCGCCGGGTTCGACGAGGCCTGATAACGGATGACTCTTCCTCCCCTTCCCGAATCGGCGATCATGATCGGCGCCGACGCCCCCGACTGGCGTGGTGCCGTCAAGCTCGCGGCCGAGGCCCTCGCGGCGTCGGGAGCCGCCACACCCGCCTACGCGCGCGAGATGGTGCGCATGATCGAGGAGCACGGACCGTACGTCGTTATCGCTCCCGGTCTCGCGCTCGCCCACGCCCGGCCGGGGCCCGAGGTGCTCTCCGATGGGATCGCGGTGGTGACCCTTCGCGAACCGGTGCGGTTCGGGCATCCGCACAACGATCCGGTTCGTGTTGTTCTGGGGCTCGCGAGCGCTCCCGAGACTCACCTGGGGGCGGTTGCGGCGCTCGCCAACGTCTTCAACGACAGCACCGCGATCGACGATCTCGCCGCCGCGACAACACCGGCCGAGGTGCAGGCCATCATGGGTGCCGTGTGAAGATCGTCGCGATTTGCGGCACCGGAATCGGTAGTTCCGGCATCCTTCGTGTGAATGCGGAACGGGTGCTGCGCAAACTGCGCATCGACGCCGTGGTGGTTGCCGCGGACGTCGCGTCGATCGCGGAGGCGGCAGCTGACGCGCAGGTCATCCTCACCTCACCCGAGTTCGTGGACGTCATCGGTCGCACGTCAGCGGAGATCATCGTGATCCAGAACTACTTCGACACCGCCGAACTGACCGACAAGCTCGAGGCAGCCCTCGGCTGAGGAGCTAGCGACTACACACCCAGCAGGGCACGGATGCCCGCGTCGAGCTCACTCACGACCGCCCGGGCCGCGGCGATCCGGCTCGCGCCGTCCCCCTCGGTTGATGACGCATCGAGGTAGACCTTGAGTTTTGGTTCGGTCCCGCTCGGGCGCACGATGACACGAGCGCCGTTCGCGAGGTGGAAGCGCAGGATGTCCCCGGGCGGGAACTCCGCGAATCCGTCGAGGAAGTCGTCGATCTGCGCGACGGGGAGCGACCCGATGTGCCCGGGCGGCTGCGTGCGGAGGGCTGTCATCATCCGCCCTATCTCATCGAGTTCGGTGACCCGGATCGAGATCTGACCCGACGCGAAACCTCCGAACGTTTCGGCGAAGTCGAGGAGGTGCCGCTCGAGGGTGGAGCCGCCGGCCTTCAGCTCCGACGCGAGCGAGAGTAGGTCGACCGCGGCCGAGATGCCGTCCTTGTCGAGCACCTTTGCGGGGTCGACGAGGTACCCGAGCGCCTCCTCGTAACCGAAGGTCAGGCCCGGGACCCGCGAGATCCACTTGAAGCCCGTGAGGGTCTCCACGTGGCGCAGGCGGTGCGCGGACGCGACCTCCCCCAAGGCGGGGGAGGACACGATGGATGCGGCAAGGACGCCATCGACGCTCGCACGTTTCGCGGCGCGCCAGCCGAGCAGCCAGCCCACCTCGTTGCCGCTCAGCCTCCGCCAGCCGGACGCCGTCGGGATGCCGATTGCGAGGCGATCGGCATCCGGGTCGTTGGCCACCACAAGATCGGCGCCGACGGACTCCCCGAGCGCAAGCACGAGGTCCATGGCCCCGGGTTCTTCCGGGTTAGGGAAGGCGACCGTGGGAAACGTGGGATCCGGTTCGGCCTGCTCCGCCACGACGTCGGGCTCGCCCAATCCTGCCGCAGCGAAAACGGCGCGAGCGGTCTCCCACCCCACGCCGTGCATCGCCGTGTAAGCAAACCTGACGGGAGCGGGAACGTTCGCGATCGCGGCGGTTTGTTCGACATACGCGGTGATGACGGACTCGTCCGCCGTCACAAAATCGGTCGACCGTGGCAGTTCCGAGATCGGTGCGTGCGCGACCCGCTCGATCGCGTGCGCGATTTCGGTGTCGGACGGCGAGACGATCTGCGAGCCGTGGTCGAGACCGCCGAGGTACACCTTGTAGCCGTTGTCGCGAGCCGGGTTGTGCGAGGCCGTCACCATGACCCCGGCGCTGACCCCCAGGTGGCGCACCGCGAACGCCAGCACGGGAGTGGGGAGGTTGCGGGGCATGAGTGTCGTGCGAACTCCAGCGCCCGCCATCACAACGGCCGTGTCGCGCGCGAACACCTCGGAGTTTGTCCGCGCGTCGAAGCCGATCACGACACTCGGGCTCGGCTCACGCGAGAGGAGGAACGCGGCGAGGCCCGCCGCGGCCTGCGTGACCAGCACACGGTTCATGCGGTTGGGGCCGGGGCCGAGTTCACCGCGGAGACCGGCGGTGCCGAAGTGCAGGCGGGAGCCGAACCAGTCACGGAGTGTGGCCTCGGCCGCCGGGTCGCCCGCCTCGGCGGCGGTCACCTGAGACTCGAGTTCGGTTCGGGTCGTGGCATCCGGGTCCTGGGCGGCCCAGTCTCGAGCCGCCGCGAGAAGCACCTCGGTGCTCTGCTCGCTGCTCACAGCCGGCCCACGATCTCGGCGAGGAGGGCGCCGATGCGACCCTCGGCCTCGCGACCGGCTTCGATGACCTCGTCGTGACTGAGAGGGGTTTTCTGGATGCCCGCCGCGAGGTTCGTGATGAGTGACATGCCGAGGATTTCCATGCCTGCCTGGCGGGCAGCGATCGCCTCGAGGGCGGTGGACATACCGACGATGTGCCCGCCGATTGCCTTCGCCATCTGCACCTCGGCCGGGGTCTCGTAGTGCGGACCGCGGAACTGGCAGTACACACCGTCGTCGAGGGTCGCATCGACCTCGCGCGCGATGGCTCGCAGGCGCGAGGAGTAGAGGTCGGTGAGGTCGATGAAGGTGGCGCCCTCGAGCGGCGAATCGGCCGTGAGATTGATGTGGTCGCTGATGAGCACGGGAGTCCCCGGCTTCCAGGATTCCTTGATGCCGCCGGCACCGTTGGTGAGGATCATCGTGGTGGCTCCGGTCGCGGCAGCCGTGCGGACCGAATGCACAACCCTGCGCACACCGTGGCCCTCGTAGTAGTGCGTGCGTGCGCCGATGACGAGGGCCCGCTTGTCGTTCGGCAGGAGCACCGACCGCAGCGTGCCGACGTGACCCTCGAGGGCGGGTTTCGAGAAGCCCGTGACATCCGATGCGGGGATCGTCGCCGTCGTCTCACCGATCAGGTCGGCCGCTTTCGCCCAACCGGAACCGAGCGTGAGAGCAATGTCGTGGCGTTCGACGCCGGTGGCTTCGGCGATGTCGGATGCCGCAATGCGAGCGACCTCGAAGGGGTCGGCGGTCGGGTCATCCAGGGGGTTGGTGAAGGCTTCGTGCGACATGCGGTCAACTCTAATCTCGTCGCCTGCGCGTGATGAGGGACAGCCCGTGCCGAATCGTTATCGCGCCGGCATCGCCGGCTCGCGTCGCGCTGGCAGACTGTGAGCATGAGCCTCACTCGTCTCCTTGCGGTGGCTGCGGCAGTTCTGCTCCTGGCCGGATGCACGGCCACGGAAGCGACCCCGACCCCGTCGACCTCGGCCACCGCGCAGTCGACACCGTCGCCCACTCCCATGGCAACGCCGGAAGCACCCACAGCATCGGCGATCGTTCTCTCGCTGGCGGGTCTCGCGGTCGTCGATTCGGCGGGCGAGGCCATTCGCGAGGCAGCATTCACCGACCCCGACGGTGTGTTGTCGCTGCTCGATGAGCTCAACGACACCGAGCCGGGTGTCACCGACTTCACACCCAAGGGCTTCACGAGTTACCAGTGGCCGGACGTTGCCGTCAACGTCTGGGCTGCGGATACTTCGGTCGTCGTGACGTCGGCCACGATCGCGGGGCTTCCCGTGCGCACCGCGGATGGTGTGCACGTGGGGTCGACTCGGGCAGACGTCACGCAACTCCTCGTCTTCGACGTCGGATACGACGAGGACGGCGATGGCACGTCCGACTGGTTCGGGCTGGAGCCGGTGACCGTCGACAAGGGCACCGAGTACATCGGAGTGGGTATCACGGGCGACACCGTCACCAAGCTGCGGGCTCCCGACAGCGATTTCCGCGACATCTAGCGCCAGGTGCTCTCGGGCCTCGTGACAGAATTTACCTATGGCCTATGAGTTCGAGCGCAAGCAACGCATCGCCGTCCTCGGGGGAGGGCCGGGTGGTTACGAAGCGGCGTTGACCGGCGCGCAGCTCGGCGCCGAGGTGACCGTCATTGAGCGCTCGGGTGTCGGCGGCTCCGCCGTGCTCACCGACGTCGTGCCATCCAAGACCCTCATCGCCACGGCCGAGGCCGTCGGCAACGTCGACGAGGCCACCGACCTCGGTGTGCAGTTCTTCAGTCGCACGGATGCCGGCCGCGCCGTCAAGCCGGAGATCACCGTCAACCTCGCCGCCGTCAATGCGCGGCTCCTGCGTTTGGCGCGCCAGCAATCCGAGGACATGAAGTCGCAGCTCATCAAGGCCGGGGTTCGAG
This genomic window from Antiquaquibacter oligotrophicus contains:
- a CDS encoding phospho-sugar mutase, whose amino-acid sequence is MSSEQSTEVLLAAARDWAAQDPDATTRTELESQVTAAEAGDPAAEATLRDWFGSRLHFGTAGLRGELGPGPNRMNRVLVTQAAAGLAAFLLSREPSPSVVIGFDARTNSEVFARDTAVVMAGAGVRTTLMPRNLPTPVLAFAVRHLGVSAGVMVTASHNPARDNGYKVYLGGLDHGSQIVSPSDTEIAHAIERVAHAPISELPRSTDFVTADESVITAYVEQTAAIANVPAPVRFAYTAMHGVGWETARAVFAAAGLGEPDVVAEQAEPDPTFPTVAFPNPEEPGAMDLVLALGESVGADLVVANDPDADRLAIGIPTASGWRRLSGNEVGWLLGWRAAKRASVDGVLAASIVSSPALGEVASAHRLRHVETLTGFKWISRVPGLTFGYEEALGYLVDPAKVLDKDGISAAVDLLSLASELKAGGSTLERHLLDFAETFGGFASGQISIRVTELDEIGRMMTALRTQPPGHIGSLPVAQIDDFLDGFAEFPPGDILRFHLANGARVIVRPSGTEPKLKVYLDASSTEGDGASRIAAARAVVSELDAGIRALLGV
- a CDS encoding PTS sugar transporter subunit IIA, whose translation is MTLPPLPESAIMIGADAPDWRGAVKLAAEALAASGAATPAYAREMVRMIEEHGPYVVIAPGLALAHARPGPEVLSDGIAVVTLREPVRFGHPHNDPVRVVLGLASAPETHLGAVAALANVFNDSTAIDDLAAATTPAEVQAIMGAV
- a CDS encoding adenosine deaminase; the protein is MNATRDYLMPGGGADITTLPKVSLHDHLDGGLRPQTIIDLGAEIGLDVPATDAGDLGEWFAEKSDSGSLVEYLKTFDLTTAVMQTREGLTRVAREFVQDLAADGVVYGEIRWAPEQHVARGLSLDETVEAVQEGLEAGVADAAAGGHSIRVGQLVSAMRHTDRGLEIAKLAHRHLGNGVVGFDIAGPEAGFPPSNLRDAFDYLAQNFVPRTVHAGEADGLESIKGALFDGRALRLGHGVRLAEDIRAEREDDENTYVTLGPLAQWVKDREIALELSPSSNLQTGAIERWGEELIDHPFDLLYQLGFRVTVNTDNRLMSATSLTRELWLLAQTFDYDLSDLAVFQLNAAAASFLPLEEREALAETIIAGFDEA
- a CDS encoding purine-nucleoside phosphorylase, whose product is MSHEAFTNPLDDPTADPFEVARIAASDIAEATGVERHDIALTLGSGWAKAADLIGETTATIPASDVTGFSKPALEGHVGTLRSVLLPNDKRALVIGARTHYYEGHGVRRVVHSVRTAAATGATTMILTNGAGGIKESWKPGTPVLISDHINLTADSPLEGATFIDLTDLYSSRLRAIAREVDATLDDGVYCQFRGPHYETPAEVQMAKAIGGHIVGMSTALEAIAARQAGMEILGMSLITNLAAGIQKTPLSHDEVIEAGREAEGRIGALLAEIVGRL
- a CDS encoding IclR family transcriptional regulator, whose product is MSTEPTYAAPALDKGLDILELLADRPGGLAQSEIAEAAGRSVGQIFRVLATLERRGYIVRDKQSGLYVLSMRLFDLAHRQEPLRGLIAAASPGMRDLAERVRQSCNLSVLDAGRVRVIAQVESPADFGYRVRVGALFGVDTTATGSALTSGEPVVRPDAAQEGITDVVAPVHGASGVVAALTVPYVATTFSAVPAEDVIAAAMACASDISRNLGWSTPVD
- a CDS encoding PTS sugar transporter subunit IIB encodes the protein MKIVAICGTGIGSSGILRVNAERVLRKLRIDAVVVAADVASIAEAAADAQVILTSPEFVDVIGRTSAEIIVIQNYFDTAELTDKLEAALG